A section of the Girardinichthys multiradiatus isolate DD_20200921_A chromosome 5, DD_fGirMul_XY1, whole genome shotgun sequence genome encodes:
- the haspin gene encoding uncharacterized protein haspin isoform X2: MKPLKPLFLKTYEKRIRKISAWISPADRRKAFDSTSSSEEMSEFEAAKPRRTREKYTRTGGGRTERPAKKKAMLCLTEKSCDKNNTSDEENIVPSPPRRVQSKKTGKRKGVLCPSETSSNGENIMGAPSFLAKRRKTARTSRLASAPVFTRRRGQGVSNTGESERETAAPKLQKIQAKTKVDSNVHIRSAGRFVTRRRRVASTRPPSARVSLLNSSEDFTSGPFGASVNQQPSRRRRFLPAFGLSSAESSVNAATNTNPFREISLNELAENSLGPVPSKPIFCSTPSAPNFNKQKHPKFSSQVASPPSALGSSIGVLSTFQEDPDSLRQPGSLYVEKLQKESSLHYNEEQSLDLFPEPDRRGCSGKAKRHRGDLEGNKSATVNLLSADSDSSSLFVSAAGGLEWLIEGLKERCLSQTCRVQLQRLNILSMTQLYSQTTYSSCLEQSGPETKGSPPFAEGIQTVGFCSEGSAHPSVSVTTDKTRGHVQSVIDCDTSASVSDCHIVNFSKSPELSDRNTNRESSESVIYVVDTQSSYENIMDTQLPGGNAAPTQLTDEEAKTAKSKCTKKCFVRIKNLPLSQLHDHGFTQCKGVGVVCSLNHLEKMRGMVLLTESEHNPEAKTESDFSDEAAALTSVPKEKCLTSKAVVKAKRISLSELIEILQPKGGGPKSSTDVSDSSSDNQTKTDSECSEDTTSLKIASKSSSSASSGKKVEKSGRSVPKRNKRSLAAKERRRGSPSADRTGTTRKACVSGMSVNRWKNKEAAGALAFRSRDGKQLSTSTAVDCSISELNSKQHNQPKKLLGAAVNFFTPLRTRRLNLSSLLADLTPSTHTWSRLKAALSVHQKNMVQLTPRSLDRSVMCTPGRTTLADISQDLFATPRRTPLPKRLQSQLLSQHSLSVCEDLDLTDAEKVYAECGQQCPLSWEECILPHRMKRCVKIGEGTFGEVFSTINDAGDMVALKVIPVEGSEKVNGEDQKTFGEILHEIIISKELSSLKENQQNQTHGFIGLKDLHCVQGCYPPDLLKAWDAFDHCKGSENDRPDFFEKDQLFIILEFEFGGVDLENSNGILASLVVAKSILHQVTAALAVAEQELHFEHRDLHWGNVLVKTTEEKMGSFLLDGTAHSVETKGVLVRIIDYSLSRLEIDDLTVSCDISNDEELFMGQGDYQFEIYRLMRQDNGNEWSSYHPHTNVLWLHYLCSKLLSMKYRSVRGRGTKDARKELTRFSDDVLHYGSARDVLQNCPMFQ, encoded by the exons atgaagCCGCTTAAACCGTTGTTTCTGAAAACCTACGAAAAGCGGATACGAAAAATTTCCGCTTGGATTTCTCCTGCGGACCGAAGGAAGGCTTTCGACAGCACCTCGTCGTCTGAGGAAATGTCCGAGTTTGAGGCCGCTAAACCCCGCAGGACACG GGAAAAGTACACAAGGACTGGCGGTGGAAGGACAGAACGTCCGGCCAAGAAAAAAGCCATGCTGTGCTTGACCGAGAAGAGCTGCGACAAGAATAACACGAGTGATGAAGAGAACATTGTCCCCTCTCCTCCTCGTCGAGTGCAAAGCAAGAAAACGGG CAAGCGGAAAGGCGTTCTGTGTCCTTCAGAGACCAGCAGCAATGGGGAGAACATCATGGGGGCGCCTTCCTTCCTCGCGAAACGTAGAAAAACAGCCAG GACAAGCCGGCTAGCTTCTGCACCTGTTTTCACAAGGCGGAGAGGTCAGGGGGTTTCTAACACCGGTGAGAGTGAGAGGGAAACAGCTgcaccaaaactgcaaaaaatccAAGCAAAAACAAAGGTGGACTCCAA TGTTCACATTCGGTCTGCCGGGCGCTTCGTAACCCGTCGCAGACGTGTGGCTTCAACCAGACCCCCCTCAGCAAGAGTCAGTTTACTCAACTCCTCAGAAGACTTCACTTCTGGACCTTTTGGAGCCAGCGTAAATCAACAACCCTCCAGGAGGCGGAGGTTCCTCCCAGCGTTCGGGCTGTCGAGTGCAGAGAGCTCAGTGAATGCTGCAACAAACACCAACCCTTTCAGAGAGATTTCCCTCAACGAGTTAGCCGAAAACAGCCTCGGACCCGTTCCAAGTAAACCCATTTTCTGCTCCACACCCTCAGCACCCAACTTCAACAAGCAAAAGCACCCGAAATTCTCCAGTCAGGTTGCCTCTCCTCCGTCTGCACTGGGCAGCTCTATAGGTGTGTTGAGCACTTTCCAAGAAGACCCGGATTCACTGCGACAGCCAGGGTCACTTTATGTGGAGAAGTTGCAGAAAGAATCAAGTCTGCATTACAATGAAGAGCAGTCTCTTGATTTATTTCCTGAGCCTGACAGAAGGGGTTGCAGCGGCAAAGCCAAACGCCACCGCGGAGACTTGGAGGGCAACAAATCAGCCACTGTAAATCTACTCTCTGCAGACAGTGATAGCAGCAGTCTCTTCGTGTCTGCAGCAGGAGGGTTAGAGTGGCTGATCGAAGGTCTGAAGGAGAGATGTCTGAGTCAGACCTGCAGGGTTCAGCTGCAGAGATTAAACATCCTCTCCATGACTCAGCTCTATAGTCAAACAACCTACTCATCCTGTTTGGAGCAATCAGGCCCGGAAACAAAAGGATCGCCTCCGTTTGCAGAGGGGATTCAGACTGTTGGCTTTTGCTCAGAAGGATCAGCTCATCCCAGTGTCTCCGTGACGACCGATAAAACCAGAGGTCATGTTCAATCAGTTATTGATTGTGACACATCAGCTTCAGTGAGTGACTGTCATATTGTCAATTTTTCCAAATCGCCTGAACTCtcagacagaaacacaaacagggagAGCTCAGAATCAGTGATTTATGTTGTTGACACACAAAGCAGCTATGAGAATATAATGGACACGCAATTACCAGGTGGCAATGCAGCGCCAACACAGTTAACTGATGAAGAGGCCAAAACGGCAAAGAGCAAATGCACAAAGAAATGCTTTGTTCGGATTAAGAACCTCCCACTGTCCCAATTGCATGACCACGGTTTCACCCAGTGTAAGGGGGTTGGTGTGGTGTGTTCTCTGAACCACCTTGAAAAGATGAGAGGCATGGTGCTTCTCACAGAGTCTGAACACAATCCGGAAGCTAAGACTGAGTCAGACTTTTCAGATGAGGCAGCAGCACTAACATCAGTGCCAAAGGAGAAATGTCTGACCTCTAAAGCTgttgttaaagcaaagagaataTCTTTATCAGAGTTAATAGAAATTCTGCAGCCAAAAGGTGGCGGACCTAAATCATCAACCGATGTCTCAGACTCATCCAGTGATAACCAGACAAAGACTGACAGTGAGTGCAGTGAAGACACCACCTCTTTGAAAATCGCTTCGaaaagcagcagctcagccagCTCTGgcaaaaaagtagaaaagtcTGGCAGAAGTGTCCCCAAGAGAAATAAGAGGTCTCTGGCCGCCAAAGAGAGGAGGCGGGGGAGCCCGTCAGCGGACAGGACCGGGACTACAAGGAAGGCGTGCGTGAGCGGAATGAGTGTGAATCGCTggaagaacaaagaagctgcCGGTGCGCTGGCATTCAGGAGCAGGGATGGGAAGCAGCTCAGTACCAGCACAGCTGTGGACTGCAGCATCAGCGAGCTGAATTCAAAGCAGCACAATCAGCCCAAG AAATTGCTGGGAGCTGCAGTGAATTTCTTCACTCCGCTGAGGACGAGGCGGCTCAACCTGTCATCTTTGCTGGCTGATCTCACACCTAGCACACACACCTGGAGCCGGCTCAAAGCTGCCCTCTCTGTTCATCAGAAGAACATGG TACAACTCACTCCGAGGAGTTTGGACCGGTCAGTGATGTGCACTCCTGGAAGGACGACATTAGCCGACATCAGCCAGGATCTCTTTGCTACGCCCCGACGCACTCCACTCCCCAAGCGGCTCCAGTCACAGCTACTGAGCCAGCACTCCCTG tctgtGTGCGAAGATTTAGATCTGACGGATGCAGAAAAGGTGTATGCTGAATGTGGCCAGCAGTGTCCTTTGTCCTGGGAAGAGTGTATTCTCCCTCATCGTATGAAACGGTGTGTGAAGATTGGTGAGGGAACGTTTGGTGAGGTCTTCTCTACCATCAACGACGCAGGAGACATGGTGGCACTCAAA gtAATTCCAGTAGAGGGCAGCGAGAAGGTGAATGGAGAGGACCAGAAGACCTTTGGAGAAATTCTCCATGAGATTATTATCTCCAA ggaGCTAAGCAGCCTGAAAGAGAACCAGCAGAATCAGACTCATGGCTTTATTGGACTCAAGga TCTTCATTGCGTTCAGGGCTGCTACCCACCAGATTTGCTGAAAGCATGGGATGCTTTTGACCATTGCAAAGGATCTGAGAATGACCGGCCag ATTTCTTTGAGAAAGATCAGTTATTCATAATCCTTGAGTTTGAGTTTGGAGGCGTTGACTTGGAGAACAGCAATGGAATA TTGGCGTCTTTAGTGGTGGCGAAGAGCATCCTTCATCAGGTCACCGCTGCATTGGCTGTTGCTGAGCAGGAGCTGCATTTCGAACACAG GGACCTCCACTGGGGAAATGTGCTGGTGAAAACAACTGAAGAGAAGATGGGGAGCTTCCTCCTCGATGGAACAGCTCACAGCGTAGAAACCAAAGGCGTGTTGGTCCGCATCATTGACTATTCCCTCTCCAGGCTAGAAATCG ATGATCTGACGGTTTCCTGTGACATCTCGAATGATGAGGAGCTCTTCATGGGCCAGGGAGACTACCAATTTGAAATCTACAGACTGATGAGACAAGACAACGG AAACGAGTGGAGCAGCTACCACCCTCATACCAACGTGCTGTGGCTCCACTACTTGTGCTCCAAGCTGCTTTCCATGAAATACAGGAGCGTAAGAGGGAGGGGCACCAAGGACGCGCGGAAGGAACTCACTCGTTTCTCTGACGACGTCCTCCACTACGGCTCCGCCAGAGATGTTCTTCAGAACTGCCCAATGTTTCAATAG
- the haspin gene encoding uncharacterized protein haspin isoform X1 has protein sequence MKPLKPLFLKTYEKRIRKISAWISPADRRKAFDSTSSSEEMSEFEAAKPRRTREKYTRTGGGRTERPAKKKAMLCLTEKSCDKNNTSDEENIVPSPPRRVQSKKTGSKRKGVLCPSETSSNGENIMGAPSFLAKRRKTARTSRLASAPVFTRRRGQGVSNTGESERETAAPKLQKIQAKTKVDSNVHIRSAGRFVTRRRRVASTRPPSARVSLLNSSEDFTSGPFGASVNQQPSRRRRFLPAFGLSSAESSVNAATNTNPFREISLNELAENSLGPVPSKPIFCSTPSAPNFNKQKHPKFSSQVASPPSALGSSIGVLSTFQEDPDSLRQPGSLYVEKLQKESSLHYNEEQSLDLFPEPDRRGCSGKAKRHRGDLEGNKSATVNLLSADSDSSSLFVSAAGGLEWLIEGLKERCLSQTCRVQLQRLNILSMTQLYSQTTYSSCLEQSGPETKGSPPFAEGIQTVGFCSEGSAHPSVSVTTDKTRGHVQSVIDCDTSASVSDCHIVNFSKSPELSDRNTNRESSESVIYVVDTQSSYENIMDTQLPGGNAAPTQLTDEEAKTAKSKCTKKCFVRIKNLPLSQLHDHGFTQCKGVGVVCSLNHLEKMRGMVLLTESEHNPEAKTESDFSDEAAALTSVPKEKCLTSKAVVKAKRISLSELIEILQPKGGGPKSSTDVSDSSSDNQTKTDSECSEDTTSLKIASKSSSSASSGKKVEKSGRSVPKRNKRSLAAKERRRGSPSADRTGTTRKACVSGMSVNRWKNKEAAGALAFRSRDGKQLSTSTAVDCSISELNSKQHNQPKKLLGAAVNFFTPLRTRRLNLSSLLADLTPSTHTWSRLKAALSVHQKNMVQLTPRSLDRSVMCTPGRTTLADISQDLFATPRRTPLPKRLQSQLLSQHSLSVCEDLDLTDAEKVYAECGQQCPLSWEECILPHRMKRCVKIGEGTFGEVFSTINDAGDMVALKVIPVEGSEKVNGEDQKTFGEILHEIIISKELSSLKENQQNQTHGFIGLKDLHCVQGCYPPDLLKAWDAFDHCKGSENDRPDFFEKDQLFIILEFEFGGVDLENSNGILASLVVAKSILHQVTAALAVAEQELHFEHRDLHWGNVLVKTTEEKMGSFLLDGTAHSVETKGVLVRIIDYSLSRLEIDDLTVSCDISNDEELFMGQGDYQFEIYRLMRQDNGNEWSSYHPHTNVLWLHYLCSKLLSMKYRSVRGRGTKDARKELTRFSDDVLHYGSARDVLQNCPMFQ, from the exons atgaagCCGCTTAAACCGTTGTTTCTGAAAACCTACGAAAAGCGGATACGAAAAATTTCCGCTTGGATTTCTCCTGCGGACCGAAGGAAGGCTTTCGACAGCACCTCGTCGTCTGAGGAAATGTCCGAGTTTGAGGCCGCTAAACCCCGCAGGACACG GGAAAAGTACACAAGGACTGGCGGTGGAAGGACAGAACGTCCGGCCAAGAAAAAAGCCATGCTGTGCTTGACCGAGAAGAGCTGCGACAAGAATAACACGAGTGATGAAGAGAACATTGTCCCCTCTCCTCCTCGTCGAGTGCAAAGCAAGAAAACGGG TAGCAAGCGGAAAGGCGTTCTGTGTCCTTCAGAGACCAGCAGCAATGGGGAGAACATCATGGGGGCGCCTTCCTTCCTCGCGAAACGTAGAAAAACAGCCAG GACAAGCCGGCTAGCTTCTGCACCTGTTTTCACAAGGCGGAGAGGTCAGGGGGTTTCTAACACCGGTGAGAGTGAGAGGGAAACAGCTgcaccaaaactgcaaaaaatccAAGCAAAAACAAAGGTGGACTCCAA TGTTCACATTCGGTCTGCCGGGCGCTTCGTAACCCGTCGCAGACGTGTGGCTTCAACCAGACCCCCCTCAGCAAGAGTCAGTTTACTCAACTCCTCAGAAGACTTCACTTCTGGACCTTTTGGAGCCAGCGTAAATCAACAACCCTCCAGGAGGCGGAGGTTCCTCCCAGCGTTCGGGCTGTCGAGTGCAGAGAGCTCAGTGAATGCTGCAACAAACACCAACCCTTTCAGAGAGATTTCCCTCAACGAGTTAGCCGAAAACAGCCTCGGACCCGTTCCAAGTAAACCCATTTTCTGCTCCACACCCTCAGCACCCAACTTCAACAAGCAAAAGCACCCGAAATTCTCCAGTCAGGTTGCCTCTCCTCCGTCTGCACTGGGCAGCTCTATAGGTGTGTTGAGCACTTTCCAAGAAGACCCGGATTCACTGCGACAGCCAGGGTCACTTTATGTGGAGAAGTTGCAGAAAGAATCAAGTCTGCATTACAATGAAGAGCAGTCTCTTGATTTATTTCCTGAGCCTGACAGAAGGGGTTGCAGCGGCAAAGCCAAACGCCACCGCGGAGACTTGGAGGGCAACAAATCAGCCACTGTAAATCTACTCTCTGCAGACAGTGATAGCAGCAGTCTCTTCGTGTCTGCAGCAGGAGGGTTAGAGTGGCTGATCGAAGGTCTGAAGGAGAGATGTCTGAGTCAGACCTGCAGGGTTCAGCTGCAGAGATTAAACATCCTCTCCATGACTCAGCTCTATAGTCAAACAACCTACTCATCCTGTTTGGAGCAATCAGGCCCGGAAACAAAAGGATCGCCTCCGTTTGCAGAGGGGATTCAGACTGTTGGCTTTTGCTCAGAAGGATCAGCTCATCCCAGTGTCTCCGTGACGACCGATAAAACCAGAGGTCATGTTCAATCAGTTATTGATTGTGACACATCAGCTTCAGTGAGTGACTGTCATATTGTCAATTTTTCCAAATCGCCTGAACTCtcagacagaaacacaaacagggagAGCTCAGAATCAGTGATTTATGTTGTTGACACACAAAGCAGCTATGAGAATATAATGGACACGCAATTACCAGGTGGCAATGCAGCGCCAACACAGTTAACTGATGAAGAGGCCAAAACGGCAAAGAGCAAATGCACAAAGAAATGCTTTGTTCGGATTAAGAACCTCCCACTGTCCCAATTGCATGACCACGGTTTCACCCAGTGTAAGGGGGTTGGTGTGGTGTGTTCTCTGAACCACCTTGAAAAGATGAGAGGCATGGTGCTTCTCACAGAGTCTGAACACAATCCGGAAGCTAAGACTGAGTCAGACTTTTCAGATGAGGCAGCAGCACTAACATCAGTGCCAAAGGAGAAATGTCTGACCTCTAAAGCTgttgttaaagcaaagagaataTCTTTATCAGAGTTAATAGAAATTCTGCAGCCAAAAGGTGGCGGACCTAAATCATCAACCGATGTCTCAGACTCATCCAGTGATAACCAGACAAAGACTGACAGTGAGTGCAGTGAAGACACCACCTCTTTGAAAATCGCTTCGaaaagcagcagctcagccagCTCTGgcaaaaaagtagaaaagtcTGGCAGAAGTGTCCCCAAGAGAAATAAGAGGTCTCTGGCCGCCAAAGAGAGGAGGCGGGGGAGCCCGTCAGCGGACAGGACCGGGACTACAAGGAAGGCGTGCGTGAGCGGAATGAGTGTGAATCGCTggaagaacaaagaagctgcCGGTGCGCTGGCATTCAGGAGCAGGGATGGGAAGCAGCTCAGTACCAGCACAGCTGTGGACTGCAGCATCAGCGAGCTGAATTCAAAGCAGCACAATCAGCCCAAG AAATTGCTGGGAGCTGCAGTGAATTTCTTCACTCCGCTGAGGACGAGGCGGCTCAACCTGTCATCTTTGCTGGCTGATCTCACACCTAGCACACACACCTGGAGCCGGCTCAAAGCTGCCCTCTCTGTTCATCAGAAGAACATGG TACAACTCACTCCGAGGAGTTTGGACCGGTCAGTGATGTGCACTCCTGGAAGGACGACATTAGCCGACATCAGCCAGGATCTCTTTGCTACGCCCCGACGCACTCCACTCCCCAAGCGGCTCCAGTCACAGCTACTGAGCCAGCACTCCCTG tctgtGTGCGAAGATTTAGATCTGACGGATGCAGAAAAGGTGTATGCTGAATGTGGCCAGCAGTGTCCTTTGTCCTGGGAAGAGTGTATTCTCCCTCATCGTATGAAACGGTGTGTGAAGATTGGTGAGGGAACGTTTGGTGAGGTCTTCTCTACCATCAACGACGCAGGAGACATGGTGGCACTCAAA gtAATTCCAGTAGAGGGCAGCGAGAAGGTGAATGGAGAGGACCAGAAGACCTTTGGAGAAATTCTCCATGAGATTATTATCTCCAA ggaGCTAAGCAGCCTGAAAGAGAACCAGCAGAATCAGACTCATGGCTTTATTGGACTCAAGga TCTTCATTGCGTTCAGGGCTGCTACCCACCAGATTTGCTGAAAGCATGGGATGCTTTTGACCATTGCAAAGGATCTGAGAATGACCGGCCag ATTTCTTTGAGAAAGATCAGTTATTCATAATCCTTGAGTTTGAGTTTGGAGGCGTTGACTTGGAGAACAGCAATGGAATA TTGGCGTCTTTAGTGGTGGCGAAGAGCATCCTTCATCAGGTCACCGCTGCATTGGCTGTTGCTGAGCAGGAGCTGCATTTCGAACACAG GGACCTCCACTGGGGAAATGTGCTGGTGAAAACAACTGAAGAGAAGATGGGGAGCTTCCTCCTCGATGGAACAGCTCACAGCGTAGAAACCAAAGGCGTGTTGGTCCGCATCATTGACTATTCCCTCTCCAGGCTAGAAATCG ATGATCTGACGGTTTCCTGTGACATCTCGAATGATGAGGAGCTCTTCATGGGCCAGGGAGACTACCAATTTGAAATCTACAGACTGATGAGACAAGACAACGG AAACGAGTGGAGCAGCTACCACCCTCATACCAACGTGCTGTGGCTCCACTACTTGTGCTCCAAGCTGCTTTCCATGAAATACAGGAGCGTAAGAGGGAGGGGCACCAAGGACGCGCGGAAGGAACTCACTCGTTTCTCTGACGACGTCCTCCACTACGGCTCCGCCAGAGATGTTCTTCAGAACTGCCCAATGTTTCAATAG
- the haspin gene encoding uncharacterized protein haspin isoform X3, whose protein sequence is MFRRVDRRIREKYTRTGGGRTERPAKKKAMLCLTEKSCDKNNTSDEENIVPSPPRRVQSKKTGSKRKGVLCPSETSSNGENIMGAPSFLAKRRKTARTSRLASAPVFTRRRGQGVSNTGESERETAAPKLQKIQAKTKVDSNVHIRSAGRFVTRRRRVASTRPPSARVSLLNSSEDFTSGPFGASVNQQPSRRRRFLPAFGLSSAESSVNAATNTNPFREISLNELAENSLGPVPSKPIFCSTPSAPNFNKQKHPKFSSQVASPPSALGSSIGVLSTFQEDPDSLRQPGSLYVEKLQKESSLHYNEEQSLDLFPEPDRRGCSGKAKRHRGDLEGNKSATVNLLSADSDSSSLFVSAAGGLEWLIEGLKERCLSQTCRVQLQRLNILSMTQLYSQTTYSSCLEQSGPETKGSPPFAEGIQTVGFCSEGSAHPSVSVTTDKTRGHVQSVIDCDTSASVSDCHIVNFSKSPELSDRNTNRESSESVIYVVDTQSSYENIMDTQLPGGNAAPTQLTDEEAKTAKSKCTKKCFVRIKNLPLSQLHDHGFTQCKGVGVVCSLNHLEKMRGMVLLTESEHNPEAKTESDFSDEAAALTSVPKEKCLTSKAVVKAKRISLSELIEILQPKGGGPKSSTDVSDSSSDNQTKTDSECSEDTTSLKIASKSSSSASSGKKVEKSGRSVPKRNKRSLAAKERRRGSPSADRTGTTRKACVSGMSVNRWKNKEAAGALAFRSRDGKQLSTSTAVDCSISELNSKQHNQPKKLLGAAVNFFTPLRTRRLNLSSLLADLTPSTHTWSRLKAALSVHQKNMVQLTPRSLDRSVMCTPGRTTLADISQDLFATPRRTPLPKRLQSQLLSQHSLSVCEDLDLTDAEKVYAECGQQCPLSWEECILPHRMKRCVKIGEGTFGEVFSTINDAGDMVALKVIPVEGSEKVNGEDQKTFGEILHEIIISKELSSLKENQQNQTHGFIGLKDLHCVQGCYPPDLLKAWDAFDHCKGSENDRPDFFEKDQLFIILEFEFGGVDLENSNGILASLVVAKSILHQVTAALAVAEQELHFEHRDLHWGNVLVKTTEEKMGSFLLDGTAHSVETKGVLVRIIDYSLSRLEIDDLTVSCDISNDEELFMGQGDYQFEIYRLMRQDNGNEWSSYHPHTNVLWLHYLCSKLLSMKYRSVRGRGTKDARKELTRFSDDVLHYGSARDVLQNCPMFQ, encoded by the exons ATGTTTCGGAGAGTCGACAGGAGAATCAG GGAAAAGTACACAAGGACTGGCGGTGGAAGGACAGAACGTCCGGCCAAGAAAAAAGCCATGCTGTGCTTGACCGAGAAGAGCTGCGACAAGAATAACACGAGTGATGAAGAGAACATTGTCCCCTCTCCTCCTCGTCGAGTGCAAAGCAAGAAAACGGG TAGCAAGCGGAAAGGCGTTCTGTGTCCTTCAGAGACCAGCAGCAATGGGGAGAACATCATGGGGGCGCCTTCCTTCCTCGCGAAACGTAGAAAAACAGCCAG GACAAGCCGGCTAGCTTCTGCACCTGTTTTCACAAGGCGGAGAGGTCAGGGGGTTTCTAACACCGGTGAGAGTGAGAGGGAAACAGCTgcaccaaaactgcaaaaaatccAAGCAAAAACAAAGGTGGACTCCAA TGTTCACATTCGGTCTGCCGGGCGCTTCGTAACCCGTCGCAGACGTGTGGCTTCAACCAGACCCCCCTCAGCAAGAGTCAGTTTACTCAACTCCTCAGAAGACTTCACTTCTGGACCTTTTGGAGCCAGCGTAAATCAACAACCCTCCAGGAGGCGGAGGTTCCTCCCAGCGTTCGGGCTGTCGAGTGCAGAGAGCTCAGTGAATGCTGCAACAAACACCAACCCTTTCAGAGAGATTTCCCTCAACGAGTTAGCCGAAAACAGCCTCGGACCCGTTCCAAGTAAACCCATTTTCTGCTCCACACCCTCAGCACCCAACTTCAACAAGCAAAAGCACCCGAAATTCTCCAGTCAGGTTGCCTCTCCTCCGTCTGCACTGGGCAGCTCTATAGGTGTGTTGAGCACTTTCCAAGAAGACCCGGATTCACTGCGACAGCCAGGGTCACTTTATGTGGAGAAGTTGCAGAAAGAATCAAGTCTGCATTACAATGAAGAGCAGTCTCTTGATTTATTTCCTGAGCCTGACAGAAGGGGTTGCAGCGGCAAAGCCAAACGCCACCGCGGAGACTTGGAGGGCAACAAATCAGCCACTGTAAATCTACTCTCTGCAGACAGTGATAGCAGCAGTCTCTTCGTGTCTGCAGCAGGAGGGTTAGAGTGGCTGATCGAAGGTCTGAAGGAGAGATGTCTGAGTCAGACCTGCAGGGTTCAGCTGCAGAGATTAAACATCCTCTCCATGACTCAGCTCTATAGTCAAACAACCTACTCATCCTGTTTGGAGCAATCAGGCCCGGAAACAAAAGGATCGCCTCCGTTTGCAGAGGGGATTCAGACTGTTGGCTTTTGCTCAGAAGGATCAGCTCATCCCAGTGTCTCCGTGACGACCGATAAAACCAGAGGTCATGTTCAATCAGTTATTGATTGTGACACATCAGCTTCAGTGAGTGACTGTCATATTGTCAATTTTTCCAAATCGCCTGAACTCtcagacagaaacacaaacagggagAGCTCAGAATCAGTGATTTATGTTGTTGACACACAAAGCAGCTATGAGAATATAATGGACACGCAATTACCAGGTGGCAATGCAGCGCCAACACAGTTAACTGATGAAGAGGCCAAAACGGCAAAGAGCAAATGCACAAAGAAATGCTTTGTTCGGATTAAGAACCTCCCACTGTCCCAATTGCATGACCACGGTTTCACCCAGTGTAAGGGGGTTGGTGTGGTGTGTTCTCTGAACCACCTTGAAAAGATGAGAGGCATGGTGCTTCTCACAGAGTCTGAACACAATCCGGAAGCTAAGACTGAGTCAGACTTTTCAGATGAGGCAGCAGCACTAACATCAGTGCCAAAGGAGAAATGTCTGACCTCTAAAGCTgttgttaaagcaaagagaataTCTTTATCAGAGTTAATAGAAATTCTGCAGCCAAAAGGTGGCGGACCTAAATCATCAACCGATGTCTCAGACTCATCCAGTGATAACCAGACAAAGACTGACAGTGAGTGCAGTGAAGACACCACCTCTTTGAAAATCGCTTCGaaaagcagcagctcagccagCTCTGgcaaaaaagtagaaaagtcTGGCAGAAGTGTCCCCAAGAGAAATAAGAGGTCTCTGGCCGCCAAAGAGAGGAGGCGGGGGAGCCCGTCAGCGGACAGGACCGGGACTACAAGGAAGGCGTGCGTGAGCGGAATGAGTGTGAATCGCTggaagaacaaagaagctgcCGGTGCGCTGGCATTCAGGAGCAGGGATGGGAAGCAGCTCAGTACCAGCACAGCTGTGGACTGCAGCATCAGCGAGCTGAATTCAAAGCAGCACAATCAGCCCAAG AAATTGCTGGGAGCTGCAGTGAATTTCTTCACTCCGCTGAGGACGAGGCGGCTCAACCTGTCATCTTTGCTGGCTGATCTCACACCTAGCACACACACCTGGAGCCGGCTCAAAGCTGCCCTCTCTGTTCATCAGAAGAACATGG TACAACTCACTCCGAGGAGTTTGGACCGGTCAGTGATGTGCACTCCTGGAAGGACGACATTAGCCGACATCAGCCAGGATCTCTTTGCTACGCCCCGACGCACTCCACTCCCCAAGCGGCTCCAGTCACAGCTACTGAGCCAGCACTCCCTG tctgtGTGCGAAGATTTAGATCTGACGGATGCAGAAAAGGTGTATGCTGAATGTGGCCAGCAGTGTCCTTTGTCCTGGGAAGAGTGTATTCTCCCTCATCGTATGAAACGGTGTGTGAAGATTGGTGAGGGAACGTTTGGTGAGGTCTTCTCTACCATCAACGACGCAGGAGACATGGTGGCACTCAAA gtAATTCCAGTAGAGGGCAGCGAGAAGGTGAATGGAGAGGACCAGAAGACCTTTGGAGAAATTCTCCATGAGATTATTATCTCCAA ggaGCTAAGCAGCCTGAAAGAGAACCAGCAGAATCAGACTCATGGCTTTATTGGACTCAAGga TCTTCATTGCGTTCAGGGCTGCTACCCACCAGATTTGCTGAAAGCATGGGATGCTTTTGACCATTGCAAAGGATCTGAGAATGACCGGCCag ATTTCTTTGAGAAAGATCAGTTATTCATAATCCTTGAGTTTGAGTTTGGAGGCGTTGACTTGGAGAACAGCAATGGAATA TTGGCGTCTTTAGTGGTGGCGAAGAGCATCCTTCATCAGGTCACCGCTGCATTGGCTGTTGCTGAGCAGGAGCTGCATTTCGAACACAG GGACCTCCACTGGGGAAATGTGCTGGTGAAAACAACTGAAGAGAAGATGGGGAGCTTCCTCCTCGATGGAACAGCTCACAGCGTAGAAACCAAAGGCGTGTTGGTCCGCATCATTGACTATTCCCTCTCCAGGCTAGAAATCG ATGATCTGACGGTTTCCTGTGACATCTCGAATGATGAGGAGCTCTTCATGGGCCAGGGAGACTACCAATTTGAAATCTACAGACTGATGAGACAAGACAACGG AAACGAGTGGAGCAGCTACCACCCTCATACCAACGTGCTGTGGCTCCACTACTTGTGCTCCAAGCTGCTTTCCATGAAATACAGGAGCGTAAGAGGGAGGGGCACCAAGGACGCGCGGAAGGAACTCACTCGTTTCTCTGACGACGTCCTCCACTACGGCTCCGCCAGAGATGTTCTTCAGAACTGCCCAATGTTTCAATAG